In a single window of the Terriglobus roseus genome:
- a CDS encoding alpha-L-fucosidase produces MSGKLTRRTFLRNTAAAAALAQAGTALSQASAMGAGQNMASGPFQPTWDSLKQNKTPDWFRDAKFGIWAHWSAQCVPEQGDWYARKMYLQGDPIHDWHAQHYGHPSKFGFMEIDNLWKAEKWQPEQLMGLYQAAGAKYFFALANHHDNFDNYASTYHPWNSTRIGPMRDIVGTWAKVARAHGMKFGVSNHSSHAWHWQQAAYGYDAIGPMANVRYDAATLTKADGKGKWWEGYDPQVLYTGRNNLAMPDGVNTIEAQNEWHKTHDAVWHEDDPPQNPRFAELWYLRCKELFDKYEPDIVYFDDTELPLGEKGLMATAHLYNSSIAKHGSQQSVVVANKIQPQHRGAFTLTIERSRSTEILEDPWQTATCIGEWHYKRSLYEQHKYKTAETVIPLLIDVISKNGNLLLSVPVRGDGSLDEDEHAFLAQLASWVPKHGEAIYGTRPYTIFGEGPPEPITNSFAEKTRPHTAEDIRFTTRGNTLYAFVLAWPTDGVVRVKTLRKGGEHAPRAIHRVELIGESGSLQYKQTADALEVKMPSSPPNPYAYVLRIRT; encoded by the coding sequence ATGTCCGGGAAGCTAACTCGTCGAACTTTTCTTCGAAACACGGCCGCTGCCGCTGCACTCGCCCAAGCTGGAACTGCCCTGTCCCAGGCCTCCGCAATGGGTGCCGGGCAGAACATGGCCTCGGGGCCATTTCAACCCACCTGGGACTCGTTGAAGCAGAACAAGACGCCCGATTGGTTCCGGGACGCCAAGTTCGGCATCTGGGCGCACTGGTCGGCGCAGTGTGTGCCGGAACAGGGCGACTGGTATGCCCGCAAGATGTACCTGCAGGGCGATCCCATCCATGACTGGCATGCCCAGCATTATGGCCATCCATCAAAGTTCGGTTTCATGGAGATCGACAACCTGTGGAAGGCCGAGAAGTGGCAGCCGGAGCAGTTGATGGGGCTCTACCAGGCCGCGGGTGCTAAGTACTTTTTCGCACTGGCGAATCACCATGACAACTTCGATAACTACGCCAGCACCTACCATCCATGGAACTCCACACGCATCGGTCCCATGCGCGACATCGTCGGCACATGGGCCAAGGTGGCTCGAGCGCACGGCATGAAGTTTGGTGTGTCGAATCACAGTTCCCACGCGTGGCACTGGCAGCAGGCGGCGTATGGCTACGACGCAATCGGACCTATGGCCAACGTGCGATACGATGCCGCAACGCTGACCAAGGCGGATGGCAAAGGCAAATGGTGGGAGGGCTACGACCCGCAGGTTCTGTACACAGGCCGCAACAACCTTGCCATGCCCGATGGGGTGAACACCATCGAGGCGCAGAACGAGTGGCACAAGACACATGATGCCGTGTGGCATGAGGACGATCCGCCGCAGAACCCTCGCTTTGCGGAGCTATGGTACCTGCGCTGCAAGGAGTTATTCGACAAGTACGAGCCAGACATCGTCTACTTCGACGACACGGAGCTGCCATTGGGGGAGAAGGGCCTGATGGCCACGGCGCATCTGTACAACAGCAGCATTGCGAAGCATGGCTCACAGCAGTCAGTCGTGGTGGCAAACAAGATCCAGCCACAACATCGCGGCGCGTTCACGTTGACGATCGAACGCAGCCGTTCCACGGAGATTCTGGAAGACCCGTGGCAGACCGCTACCTGCATCGGCGAATGGCACTACAAGAGATCGCTCTACGAGCAGCACAAGTACAAGACCGCAGAGACCGTCATTCCCCTGCTGATCGACGTGATCAGTAAGAATGGCAATCTGCTGCTGAGCGTGCCGGTGCGTGGCGACGGATCACTGGATGAGGATGAGCACGCCTTCCTGGCCCAGCTCGCGTCGTGGGTGCCAAAGCACGGCGAAGCCATCTATGGGACGCGACCCTACACGATCTTCGGCGAAGGTCCGCCCGAGCCAATTACAAACAGTTTTGCGGAAAAGACACGGCCACACACAGCGGAAGACATTCGTTTCACGACGCGCGGCAATACGCTGTATGCCTTTGTGCTCGCGTGGCCTACAGACGGAGTCGTGCGCGTGAAGACACTGCGCAAGGGCGGCGAGCACGCACCGCGTGCGATTCATCGTGTTGAGTTGATCGGTGAATCGGGATCGCTGCAGTACAAACAAACCGCGGATGCGCTGGAAGTGAAGATGCCTTCGTCGCCACCGAATCCGTACGCCTATGTCCTGCGCATCCGTACGTAG
- a CDS encoding APC family permease — MVSGGPYGLEDIIGFAGYGRALAVLLLLPFVWSLPTALMIGELAASVPEEGGFYAWVRRAMGPFWGFQEAWLSLSASIFDMAIYPTIFVSYLSRVAPSLTSGHRGLLLEIGVVVLSALWNLRGSVAVGVGSVWMWLVALSPFLALVGFAVWTGAHAPHAAMGAPSRVDLPAAILVAMWNYMGWDNATTIAGEVEDPQRTYPRVMMLAAAMVMATYIIPVAAVAWAGIPPERFSTGAWADAAQLLGGSALAVCVVLAGSLDSMGTFNALTLSYTRLPYAMACDGLLPKALTLRNRARVPWVALIVCATCWALALKLSFERLITVDVLLWGLSLMLEFAALIILRRREPDLPRPFRIPGPTWVAAALGAGPVGLMFFALWAARNEHVGPVPASLFALGIAACGLPLYWLAKRYFASQYSGDLTH, encoded by the coding sequence ATGGTCTCTGGCGGCCCGTATGGCCTTGAAGACATCATCGGCTTCGCAGGCTACGGCCGCGCGCTTGCCGTGTTGCTTCTGCTGCCGTTCGTTTGGAGCCTGCCCACAGCGCTCATGATCGGCGAACTTGCTGCAAGCGTGCCGGAGGAGGGCGGTTTCTATGCCTGGGTGCGTCGTGCCATGGGCCCGTTCTGGGGCTTCCAGGAGGCGTGGCTATCGCTCTCCGCCTCCATCTTCGACATGGCCATCTACCCGACGATCTTTGTGTCGTATCTGTCACGGGTGGCGCCCTCTCTGACCAGCGGACATCGAGGTCTGCTGCTGGAGATTGGTGTCGTTGTGCTGTCCGCGCTGTGGAACCTGCGCGGCAGCGTGGCGGTCGGCGTTGGCTCGGTATGGATGTGGCTGGTGGCTCTCAGCCCATTCCTCGCCTTGGTGGGCTTTGCGGTGTGGACGGGCGCGCATGCACCGCATGCAGCCATGGGTGCTCCGTCCCGCGTGGATCTGCCGGCAGCGATCCTCGTCGCCATGTGGAACTACATGGGCTGGGACAATGCCACCACGATCGCGGGAGAGGTGGAAGATCCGCAGCGCACGTACCCGCGCGTGATGATGCTTGCGGCCGCGATGGTCATGGCGACGTACATCATCCCCGTCGCGGCGGTCGCCTGGGCAGGCATCCCCCCGGAGCGCTTCAGTACCGGCGCCTGGGCTGACGCGGCGCAACTGCTGGGCGGCTCAGCCCTGGCTGTATGCGTGGTCCTGGCCGGATCGCTGGACAGCATGGGAACCTTCAACGCGCTCACACTCAGCTATACGCGCCTGCCGTATGCCATGGCCTGCGACGGTCTGCTGCCGAAGGCGCTCACCCTCCGCAATCGCGCGCGTGTGCCGTGGGTGGCCTTGATCGTCTGCGCAACCTGCTGGGCGTTGGCGCTCAAGCTGTCGTTCGAGCGGTTGATCACGGTCGATGTGCTGTTGTGGGGCCTGTCGCTCATGCTTGAGTTTGCCGCGCTCATCATCCTTCGGCGGCGTGAGCCAGACCTGCCGCGTCCCTTCCGCATCCCGGGACCAACCTGGGTCGCCGCAGCACTGGGTGCGGGGCCAGTCGGGCTGATGTTCTTCGCGCTGTGGGCTGCGCGGAACGAGCATGTGGGGCCGGTGCCGGCCTCGCTGTTTGCGCTGGGGATCGCGGCTTGCGGACTCCCGCTGTACTGGCTCGCGAAGAGGTATTTCGCAAGCCAATACAGCGGAGATCTGACGCATTGA